One Methanococcus aeolicus Nankai-3 DNA segment encodes these proteins:
- a CDS encoding CoB--CoM heterodisulfide reductase iron-sulfur subunit A family protein: MEEPRIGVYVCHCGINIGGVVDCPELAKFAGELDNVTIARDYKYFCADPGQEIIKKDIKEYNLNRVVVAACSPRMHEPTFRRCVEEAGLNPFLFEFVNIREHDSWVHMHEPEKATEKAMDLVSMGVAKARLLEPLDFIEVDVTKRALVIGAGVSGIQAALDLGDMGFETILVEKTPSVGGRMAQLDKTFPTNDCSICILAPKMVDVAKHPNVKLYSYSEVNEIKGFIGNFTVDILKKARYLDEAKCTGCGQCAEVCPIEVPNEFDMGLGIRKAIYKPFPQAVPAKYTIDKEHCIGCELCSKVCGPGAINYSQEPEIIEEKVGTIITAIGYDAFDPTVKQEYGYGIYDNVLTGLELERLINASGPTMGHVLRLSDSKHPKRIAFIQCVGSRDAKTGNKYCSNVCCMYAMKNSQLIKEHEPDTKIDIYYMDIRAFSKGYEEFYERSARQYGINFIRGRPAQIIENPETKNLIIMSEDTLMGEILEQEYDMVVLSVGMVPTESMDDVQKTLSISKSADGFFMEAHPKLKPVDTATDGIYLAGACQGPKDIPASVAQGSAAAARAAIPMSKGRVNVEPIVAEVNEEICGVCGICVKQCPYGAPRLVEKDGTCSLEVLSALCKGCGTCIGGCPSGAMEQNHFKTNQLYNQIEGAFNITK; this comes from the coding sequence ATGGAAGAACCAAGAATTGGTGTTTATGTCTGCCACTGTGGGATTAATATTGGTGGAGTAGTCGATTGCCCAGAACTTGCTAAATTTGCTGGAGAATTAGATAATGTTACCATAGCAAGAGATTATAAATATTTCTGTGCAGACCCAGGGCAAGAGATAATTAAAAAGGACATTAAAGAATACAACTTAAATAGGGTTGTTGTTGCAGCCTGCTCCCCAAGAATGCACGAACCGACATTTAGAAGATGTGTTGAAGAAGCTGGATTAAATCCGTTCTTATTTGAATTTGTAAATATTAGGGAACATGATTCTTGGGTACATATGCACGAACCAGAAAAAGCCACGGAAAAGGCCATGGATTTAGTAAGTATGGGAGTTGCAAAAGCACGATTGTTGGAACCATTGGACTTCATTGAAGTGGATGTTACTAAAAGGGCCCTAGTAATTGGAGCTGGTGTTTCAGGCATTCAAGCTGCATTGGATTTAGGAGATATGGGATTTGAAACTATACTGGTAGAAAAAACACCCTCTGTGGGGGGTAGAATGGCACAGCTGGATAAAACATTCCCAACAAATGATTGTTCAATCTGTATTTTGGCTCCAAAAATGGTGGATGTAGCAAAACACCCCAATGTTAAACTATATTCTTATTCGGAAGTTAATGAGATTAAAGGATTTATTGGGAACTTTACAGTCGATATTCTGAAAAAAGCAAGATATCTTGATGAAGCAAAATGTACTGGATGCGGCCAATGTGCCGAAGTATGTCCAATTGAAGTTCCAAATGAATTTGATATGGGGCTTGGAATAAGAAAAGCCATATATAAACCATTCCCACAGGCGGTTCCTGCAAAATATACAATTGATAAAGAACATTGCATAGGTTGTGAATTATGTTCAAAGGTCTGTGGTCCAGGGGCAATTAATTACAGTCAAGAACCTGAAATTATTGAGGAAAAAGTAGGAACAATAATTACTGCAATAGGATATGATGCATTTGACCCAACAGTTAAACAAGAATATGGATATGGGATTTATGATAATGTCTTAACAGGACTTGAACTTGAAAGATTAATAAATGCATCAGGACCGACAATGGGACATGTCCTAAGATTAAGTGATAGCAAACATCCTAAAAGAATAGCATTTATTCAGTGTGTGGGTTCAAGAGATGCAAAAACGGGAAACAAATATTGTTCAAATGTTTGTTGTATGTATGCAATGAAAAACTCCCAATTGATAAAGGAGCATGAGCCCGATACTAAGATAGATATATATTATATGGATATTAGGGCATTTAGTAAAGGATATGAAGAATTTTATGAAAGAAGTGCCAGACAGTATGGTATTAACTTCATAAGGGGAAGACCAGCACAAATTATAGAAAATCCAGAAACTAAAAACTTAATCATTATGTCAGAAGACACCTTAATGGGTGAAATTCTTGAACAAGAATATGATATGGTTGTTCTTTCAGTTGGAATGGTACCAACAGAATCTATGGACGATGTTCAGAAGACTTTGAGTATTTCAAAATCTGCGGACGGCTTTTTTATGGAAGCACATCCAAAACTCAAACCTGTTGATACTGCCACAGATGGTATTTATTTAGCCGGTGCCTGTCAAGGTCCTAAGGACATACCTGCATCAGTTGCACAAGGTTCCGCTGCTGCTGCAAGAGCTGCAATACCCATGTCCAAAGGAAGAGTAAATGTTGAACCAATAGTAGCCGAAGTAAATGAGGAAATATGTGGAGTATGTGGGATATGTGTAAAACAATGTCCTTATGGAGCTCCCAGATTAGTTGAAAAAGATGGCACTTGTAGCCTGGAAGTTCTTTCGGCACTTTGTAAAGGTTGTGGAACCTGTATAGGTGGATGCCCAAGTGGAGCAATGGAGCAAAATCATTTTAAAACTAATCAACTATACAACCAAATTGAAGGAGCATTTAACATTACCAAATAA
- a CDS encoding formylmethanofuran dehydrogenase subunit B has protein sequence MEIVKDVVCPFCGCLCDDGEVMVENGGVTGTKNLCRIGHAKFMHSAHKSSRHLDPHIRQENGELKKVDMDTAIEESARILVEANWPILYGWSATLCESQQKGIELTELVGGVFDNTAAVCHGPSLLAVQDRGYPTCSLDEAKNYADLVFYWGCNPVHAHPRHMSRYSIHARGFFREKGIHDRTMIVVDPRKTDSAKMADIHIQPYPGTDHILISALKMILNGVEPQQDVIAGVPKEQLYELVDIVGKHQFSVVFFGMGLTQSRGKHRNIDNAITLIADLNKHIKSVLVPMRGHYNVAGCNIVAAYETGYPFCVDFSKGYPTYNPGESSTIDMLTSESADAMLVCGADPGHSFPNKAVASMAKMPVININPVINPTDPVCDIIIPCAFGGVEHAGTGYRMDCMPMRLKEVVSPPEGIISDTEILKKIILNVKQML, from the coding sequence ATGGAGATAGTTAAAGATGTTGTATGTCCATTTTGTGGGTGCCTATGTGACGATGGAGAAGTGATGGTAGAAAATGGGGGCGTAACCGGAACAAAAAATTTATGCAGAATTGGCCATGCAAAATTTATGCATTCAGCCCATAAAAGTAGCAGGCATTTAGACCCACATATTAGGCAAGAAAATGGAGAATTAAAAAAAGTTGATATGGATACAGCAATTGAAGAATCTGCAAGAATTCTTGTTGAGGCAAACTGGCCCATATTATACGGGTGGAGTGCTACATTATGTGAATCCCAGCAAAAAGGAATAGAATTAACAGAACTTGTAGGGGGCGTATTTGACAATACCGCGGCAGTCTGTCATGGACCTTCACTTTTAGCGGTTCAAGATAGGGGATACCCAACATGTTCATTGGATGAAGCTAAAAATTATGCGGATTTAGTATTTTATTGGGGGTGTAATCCAGTTCATGCCCACCCAAGACATATGAGCAGGTATTCAATACATGCAAGAGGGTTTTTTAGGGAAAAAGGAATACATGACAGAACTATGATTGTAGTGGACCCGAGAAAAACCGACTCTGCGAAAATGGCAGATATTCATATACAACCATATCCAGGTACTGACCACATTCTAATTAGTGCTTTGAAAATGATATTAAATGGAGTAGAACCACAACAAGATGTAATTGCAGGAGTTCCAAAAGAGCAATTATATGAATTAGTTGATATTGTTGGGAAACACCAATTTTCAGTGGTATTTTTTGGCATGGGACTTACTCAAAGCAGAGGCAAACATAGGAATATTGATAATGCAATTACATTAATTGCGGATTTAAATAAACATATAAAATCAGTTCTTGTGCCTATGCGAGGTCACTATAATGTTGCAGGTTGTAACATTGTGGCAGCTTATGAAACAGGTTATCCATTTTGTGTTGATTTCTCAAAAGGATATCCGACATATAATCCAGGAGAAAGTTCAACAATAGATATGCTCACAAGTGAATCTGCTGATGCCATGCTTGTTTGTGGTGCCGACCCAGGTCATTCATTCCCTAACAAAGCCGTGGCCAGTATGGCAAAAATGCCAGTGATAAATATAAATCCAGTGATTAATCCCACCGACCCCGTATGTGATATAATAATACCTTGTGCATTCGGCGGAGTAGAACATGCAGGAACAGGCTATAGAATGGACTGTATGCCCATGAGATTAAAAGAAGTAGTAAGCCCCCCTGAAGGAATAATAAGCGATACAGAAATACTTAAAAAAATAATTTTAAATGTTAAACAAATGTTATAA
- a CDS encoding nucleoside-diphosphate kinase, giving the protein MEQTLVLLKPDSVERKLIGKIIQRFENKNFNITNLKMITMNRELAEKHYEEHRGRDYFDKIVSFMCSGRIVAMVIEGEGVIKSVRKMVGKTNPLEAEAGTIRGDYGYTTPANLIHSSDSEESAKREINLFF; this is encoded by the coding sequence ATGGAACAAACATTGGTATTACTAAAACCAGATTCAGTCGAAAGAAAACTAATAGGTAAAATCATTCAACGATTTGAGAATAAAAACTTTAATATTACAAATTTAAAAATGATTACTATGAATCGGGAACTCGCGGAAAAACATTATGAGGAACATCGTGGAAGAGATTATTTTGATAAAATTGTATCATTTATGTGTTCTGGAAGAATTGTGGCAATGGTAATAGAGGGAGAAGGAGTTATAAAATCTGTTAGAAAAATGGTGGGAAAAACCAATCCATTGGAAGCAGAAGCAGGAACTATAAGGGGAGATTATGGATATACCACACCGGCAAATTTAATACATTCTTCAGATTCGGAAGAAAGTGCTAAAAGGGAAATAAATTTATTTTTTTAG
- a CDS encoding hydrogenase iron-sulfur subunit: MTDWEPKIIGFCCNWCTYGGADTAGVGRMQYPPSIRIIRVMCSGRIEPSLILKAFHEGADGVFVGGCHLADCHYDSGNYKWRRRAIFLEELLPELGIEPDRFKFEWISASEGEKFQKTMAEVYNTVKSLGPLKLKDELNKE; this comes from the coding sequence GTGACAGATTGGGAACCAAAAATAATAGGGTTTTGCTGTAACTGGTGCACATACGGTGGAGCAGACACCGCAGGAGTAGGTAGAATGCAATACCCTCCAAGCATTAGAATAATTAGAGTGATGTGTTCCGGAAGAATTGAACCCTCTTTAATTTTAAAAGCATTTCATGAGGGTGCTGATGGTGTTTTTGTAGGTGGTTGCCATTTAGCAGATTGTCATTATGATTCTGGAAATTACAAATGGAGAAGAAGAGCGATATTTTTAGAAGAATTACTTCCCGAACTGGGTATTGAACCAGACCGATTTAAATTTGAATGGATTTCAGCATCAGAAGGAGAAAAATTCCAAAAAACCATGGCTGAAGTATATAATACCGTAAAATCATTAGGCCCTTTAAAATTAAAAGATGAATTAAATAAAGAATAA
- the thiC gene encoding phosphomethylpyrimidine synthase, whose protein sequence is MTQMTDAKNNIITKEMEFVAKEENIAVEKIRKWVAKGFVVIPKNIHRNTKPVGIGDNLKTKVNVNLGTSTDCIDIDMEIRKAIISEEYGADAIMDLSTGGELPEIRKQILKNTTLPVGTVPMYEIGIESKNKYGRVIDFDEDIIFNTIERQAKEGVDFMTLHCGITKHTIDTLNNDDRIMGVVSRGGAYITAYIMHHQKENPLYSQFDYLLEMLKEHDVTLSLGDGMRPGCLCDHTDRPQIQELIVLGELVDRCREAGVQVMVEGPGHVPLNNVETNMKIQKTLCKNAPFYVLGPLPTDLAMGYDHITSAIGGALAAYSGANFLCYVTPAEHVRLMNEDDVREGLIASKIAAQVADVAKGNKQAWAKEKEMAIARKNHDWEKQFELSIDSDKPKKMREELPPKEEDACSVCGEYCALLMVEEAGKR, encoded by the coding sequence ATGACTCAAATGACAGATGCAAAAAACAATATAATTACAAAAGAAATGGAATTTGTAGCAAAAGAAGAAAATATTGCCGTAGAAAAAATAAGAAAATGGGTGGCAAAAGGATTCGTAGTAATCCCCAAAAATATACATAGAAACACAAAACCAGTTGGAATAGGGGACAATTTAAAAACTAAGGTAAATGTAAATCTCGGAACATCAACGGATTGTATAGATATAGATATGGAAATTAGAAAGGCCATCATCTCGGAAGAATACGGTGCCGATGCTATTATGGATTTAAGCACAGGCGGGGAGCTCCCAGAAATTAGAAAGCAAATATTAAAAAATACTACACTACCAGTAGGAACTGTGCCAATGTATGAAATAGGAATAGAATCAAAAAATAAATATGGTAGAGTAATTGATTTTGATGAGGATATTATATTTAACACAATAGAGAGACAGGCAAAAGAAGGAGTAGATTTTATGACTCTCCACTGTGGAATTACCAAACATACCATAGATACATTAAATAATGATGATAGAATTATGGGTGTTGTTAGTAGGGGAGGAGCATATATTACGGCATATATAATGCACCACCAAAAAGAAAATCCACTATATAGTCAATTTGATTACCTTCTTGAAATGTTAAAAGAGCATGATGTTACACTTAGTTTAGGGGACGGAATGAGACCGGGCTGTTTATGTGACCACACAGACAGACCACAAATCCAAGAACTTATAGTATTGGGAGAGTTAGTAGATAGATGTAGAGAAGCGGGAGTTCAAGTAATGGTAGAAGGTCCGGGACATGTGCCATTAAATAATGTGGAAACAAATATGAAGATTCAAAAAACCCTATGTAAAAATGCTCCATTTTATGTATTGGGGCCACTTCCAACAGATTTGGCAATGGGATATGACCATATAACTTCTGCAATTGGTGGAGCTCTTGCAGCATATAGTGGAGCTAACTTTTTATGTTATGTAACTCCTGCGGAGCATGTTAGACTAATGAATGAAGACGATGTAAGAGAAGGATTAATTGCATCAAAAATTGCCGCACAGGTTGCAGATGTTGCAAAAGGCAATAAACAGGCATGGGCAAAAGAAAAAGAAATGGCAATTGCTCGAAAAAATCACGATTGGGAAAAACAATTTGAGTTATCTATTGATAGCGATAAACCTAAAAAAATGAGAGAGGAGCTCCCGCCAAAAGAAGAAGATGCTTGTAGTGTATGTGGAGAATATTGTGCTCTTTTAATGGTGGAAGAAGCAGGAAAAAGATAA
- a CDS encoding molybdopterin dinucleotide binding domain-containing protein, whose amino-acid sequence MKKLEVLLLTGRSVWQGEGMESGKEGQKYKEACTKLDMNPADMAKLGLKDHDKVLLSSKYGEIVMEAVTAKEELLEGMAYVAYGTWVNVIVNPRTEGTGMPSFKGTKVTIEPTDKEIIENSLEVMEQAYL is encoded by the coding sequence ATGAAAAAACTAGAAGTTCTTTTATTAACTGGTCGTTCCGTCTGGCAGGGAGAGGGAATGGAATCAGGGAAAGAAGGGCAAAAATATAAAGAAGCCTGCACAAAATTGGATATGAATCCAGCAGATATGGCTAAATTGGGGTTGAAAGACCACGACAAAGTATTGTTATCTAGCAAATATGGGGAAATAGTTATGGAGGCAGTGACTGCTAAGGAGGAGCTCCTCGAAGGAATGGCATATGTGGCATATGGAACCTGGGTAAATGTAATAGTTAATCCAAGAACCGAAGGTACAGGAATGCCATCTTTTAAGGGGACCAAAGTAACTATTGAACCCACAGATAAAGAAATAATAGAAAATTCCCTTGAAGTGATGGAACAGGCATATTTATAA
- a CDS encoding NADH-quinone oxidoreductase subunit B family protein: protein MVKLATTWLGCCSGCHISFLDLHEKLLEVLDMVELVCCPVLMDVKEIPDNIDIALIEGGIRNKENEEIAIEMRKKAKIVVAFGTCAVYGGVPGLGNLHSNEEILDKAYKTTPSTENEKGIIPNEEIPELTSRVRPLPDVIDVDYIIPGCPPEPELIAKILIALVEGKTPELETTNLCELCSRKKSEEGVSIDTLKRNVKGAPEPEKCLLEQGYLCMGPATRSSCGATCPGVGVPCSGCYGPTDVVVDQGAKMISALCSDFGIDNDKETDPTILPKSISDKMGCFYKFTLPSALIPIKLKR, encoded by the coding sequence ATGGTAAAATTAGCAACAACATGGCTTGGATGTTGTTCTGGATGCCATATAAGTTTTTTAGATTTACATGAAAAACTTTTAGAAGTATTGGACATGGTTGAGCTCGTCTGTTGTCCAGTTTTAATGGATGTTAAGGAGATTCCAGACAATATAGATATTGCCTTAATTGAAGGTGGGATTAGAAATAAAGAAAATGAAGAAATTGCAATAGAAATGAGAAAAAAGGCGAAAATTGTTGTAGCATTTGGAACTTGTGCAGTATATGGGGGCGTCCCAGGTTTGGGGAACCTACATTCTAATGAAGAGATATTGGACAAGGCATATAAAACAACACCCTCAACAGAAAATGAAAAAGGCATAATTCCTAATGAAGAAATCCCTGAATTAACATCAAGAGTTAGGCCTCTACCTGATGTAATTGATGTGGATTATATTATTCCGGGATGTCCGCCAGAACCTGAACTAATTGCAAAAATATTAATTGCATTGGTGGAGGGAAAAACACCAGAACTGGAAACAACAAACTTGTGCGAATTATGTTCAAGAAAGAAAAGTGAGGAAGGAGTTTCAATTGATACATTAAAACGAAATGTTAAGGGAGCTCCCGAACCAGAAAAATGTTTGTTGGAACAGGGGTATTTATGTATGGGGCCTGCTACAAGGTCCAGCTGTGGCGCAACCTGTCCGGGTGTAGGTGTGCCTTGTTCGGGATGTTATGGGCCCACGGATGTTGTTGTAGACCAAGGTGCAAAAATGATTTCAGCATTATGTTCTGACTTTGGAATTGACAATGATAAGGAAACAGACCCTACAATACTCCCCAAATCAATAAGCGATAAAATGGGATGTTTTTACAAATTTACATTACCTAGTGCTTTAATTCCAATTAAATTAAAAAGATAA
- the vhuB gene encoding F420-non-reducing hydrogenase associated-polyferredoxin VhuB — protein sequence MEGIKIQEDACLVCDACKAVCPTDAIEISPFNSCNLCMQCVKVCPTKALSEVAGKISYNSSICKKCGACATACPTKIKKVDNIFPYSKGHCILCEMCVEVCPIEIISIPTIIDKPKKEIIIPKDPIAVVDACVGCGVCVPVCPVEAINIENDRAVVDKNKCMYCSICAQTCPWNAIYVAGEIPKKRHKEQIFTMAEDKCIGCMACAEICPGSMISPDVDNLKVELPKVCPACGLCVEVCPVDALSLDVKYESAHPITDEGIVIIEDDYDILEKCANVCPTDAIIAESESKSVKMCIVCGACVTACPTGALKIGTINHNGKEYNRIEYGPHLCDKCGKCVSTCPMKTLRLTDDKISLKGYCVMCLLCLSCAESLKKDKDILRLK from the coding sequence TTGGAAGGAATTAAGATTCAAGAAGATGCATGTTTAGTATGTGATGCATGTAAAGCCGTGTGTCCAACTGACGCCATAGAAATATCACCATTTAATAGTTGTAATCTATGCATGCAATGTGTAAAAGTATGTCCAACCAAGGCATTATCTGAGGTGGCAGGTAAGATATCATATAACTCCTCAATATGTAAAAAATGCGGAGCATGTGCTACTGCATGTCCGACAAAAATTAAAAAAGTAGATAATATATTCCCATATTCAAAAGGACATTGTATTTTATGCGAAATGTGTGTGGAAGTATGCCCAATTGAAATCATATCAATTCCAACAATTATTGATAAACCTAAAAAAGAAATTATTATTCCAAAGGACCCAATAGCCGTAGTTGATGCCTGTGTTGGGTGTGGAGTATGTGTTCCAGTATGTCCCGTAGAAGCCATAAATATTGAGAATGACAGAGCAGTTGTGGATAAAAATAAATGTATGTATTGCTCAATATGTGCCCAAACATGCCCATGGAATGCCATATATGTAGCAGGCGAAATTCCTAAGAAAAGACATAAAGAGCAGATATTTACTATGGCAGAAGATAAATGTATTGGATGTATGGCATGCGCCGAAATATGCCCTGGAAGTATGATATCACCAGATGTCGATAATTTAAAAGTAGAACTGCCAAAAGTATGTCCTGCATGTGGCTTATGTGTTGAGGTTTGTCCAGTTGATGCTTTATCACTTGATGTTAAGTATGAATCGGCCCACCCAATAACTGATGAAGGCATTGTAATAATTGAAGACGATTATGATATATTAGAAAAATGTGCAAATGTTTGTCCTACTGATGCCATAATTGCCGAGAGTGAATCAAAATCCGTAAAAATGTGCATTGTATGCGGAGCATGTGTTACAGCTTGTCCCACAGGAGCATTAAAAATTGGCACGATAAATCACAATGGAAAAGAATATAATAGGATAGAATATGGGCCCCACCTATGCGATAAATGTGGAAAATGTGTATCTACATGTCCAATGAAGACTTTAAGATTAACTGATGATAAAATATCATTAAAAGGATATTGTGTTATGTGTCTGCTCTGTCTTTCATGTGCAGAAAGTCTAAAAAAAGATAAAGACATTTTGAGATTGAAATGA
- the purE gene encoding 5-(carboxyamino)imidazole ribonucleotide mutase yields MITIIMGSESDLKIAEKGAPLLKEFGIPFEVRVASAHRTPELVEEIMKNSQAKVFIAIAGLAAHLPGVVAALTTKPVIAVPVESKLDGMDALLSCVQMPPGIPTATVGIDRGDNAAILAAEIIAISDEEVSKKLVEFREKQKEKVIKSDEKVRNLF; encoded by the coding sequence ATGATTACAATAATTATGGGTAGTGAAAGCGATTTAAAAATAGCAGAAAAGGGAGCTCCCCTATTAAAAGAATTTGGAATTCCATTTGAAGTGAGAGTGGCGTCAGCACATAGAACACCAGAATTAGTTGAAGAAATTATGAAAAATAGCCAGGCAAAAGTATTTATAGCAATTGCAGGACTTGCAGCACATCTCCCCGGAGTTGTAGCGGCTTTAACAACAAAACCAGTAATAGCTGTTCCAGTTGAAAGTAAATTGGATGGAATGGATGCTCTTTTAAGTTGCGTTCAAATGCCACCAGGAATACCAACAGCAACCGTTGGAATCGATAGAGGAGACAATGCAGCAATATTGGCAGCTGAAATAATTGCCATAAGTGATGAGGAAGTAAGTAAAAAATTAGTAGAATTTAGAGAAAAACAGAAAGAAAAAGTTATTAAATCAGACGAAAAAGTAAGAAATTTGTTTTAA
- a CDS encoding Ni/Fe hydrogenase subunit alpha, which produces MVKLSVEPVTRVEGHGKITVSFDESGALDTVHFNVVEVRGFEKFMEGRYVEDAPILTPRICGICQVSHHLASAKAVDEIYGVKIPETAMLLRNLMHQSSTVHSHALHFYALAAPDLMFPTTDDILKRNLMGMAKEHPEVVKEAIELRKIGQTIVRVVGGRAIHPCTAVVGGQSISLSETKRDELLKLSDRAVELSEKSIEIGKKLIENIKNNDLLDIGYFESYHAGMVNDGTHELYDGKIRVCDSKGKTAYEYNPSEYLNYIAEGVKPYSYLKFPYLKDLGEEEGVYRVNTLSRLNVADRMATPLAQKYYKEFIEEYGEPCHYPVLFNYARLIEMLSSAELTKKLLENDKIVDTDIKAEPSGDVVGEGVGCVEAPRGTLFHHFKTDDKGVITDTNLIVATTQNNPAMDIGVKKVAEKYIKTPEDATPNILNYMEMVIRAYDPCLSCATHVIGDSGGSGLILETYEENKLIKSVRN; this is translated from the coding sequence ATGGTAAAATTATCAGTTGAGCCTGTTACACGAGTTGAAGGACATGGCAAAATAACTGTGTCTTTTGACGAAAGTGGAGCTTTGGATACAGTTCATTTTAATGTGGTGGAAGTAAGAGGTTTTGAAAAATTTATGGAAGGAAGATATGTGGAAGATGCACCAATATTGACCCCGAGAATCTGCGGTATATGTCAAGTTTCTCACCATTTAGCAAGTGCAAAAGCCGTGGATGAAATATATGGAGTAAAGATTCCAGAAACCGCAATGCTTTTAAGAAATTTGATGCATCAAAGTTCAACAGTTCATAGTCATGCCCTTCATTTTTATGCTCTTGCGGCACCTGATTTAATGTTTCCTACAACGGACGATATATTAAAAAGAAATTTAATGGGCATGGCAAAAGAACATCCCGAAGTTGTTAAAGAAGCAATTGAATTAAGAAAAATAGGCCAAACTATTGTTAGAGTCGTCGGTGGAAGAGCAATTCACCCCTGCACAGCAGTTGTTGGAGGGCAGTCCATATCATTAAGTGAAACTAAAAGGGATGAATTATTAAAATTATCAGATAGGGCGGTTGAGTTATCTGAAAAATCGATCGAAATTGGAAAAAAATTAATTGAAAATATAAAAAATAATGATTTATTGGATATCGGATACTTTGAATCCTATCATGCCGGAATGGTAAATGATGGCACACATGAATTATATGATGGAAAAATTAGAGTATGCGATTCAAAAGGAAAAACAGCTTATGAATATAATCCATCAGAATATTTAAACTATATTGCCGAAGGAGTTAAACCATATTCTTATTTAAAATTCCCATACTTAAAAGACCTCGGGGAAGAAGAAGGCGTTTATAGGGTAAATACCCTATCAAGGCTCAATGTAGCGGACAGAATGGCAACACCCCTTGCACAAAAATATTATAAAGAATTTATCGAAGAATATGGAGAACCATGCCATTATCCGGTGCTATTTAATTATGCAAGATTAATAGAAATGCTTTCAAGTGCTGAACTAACGAAAAAATTATTAGAAAATGATAAAATCGTTGATACCGATATAAAGGCAGAACCTAGTGGAGATGTAGTTGGCGAAGGTGTCGGATGTGTTGAAGCACCAAGGGGGACATTATTCCACCACTTCAAAACAGATGATAAAGGAGTTATTACCGACACAAACTTAATTGTGGCAACAACTCAGAATAATCCTGCAATGGACATCGGAGTAAAAAAAGTAGCTGAAAAATATATAAAAACACCCGAAGATGCAACACCAAATATTTTAAATTATATGGAAATGGTAATTAGAGCTTATGACCCCTGTTTATCTTGTGCCACACATGTTATAGGAGATTCTGGTGGTAGTGGCCTTATATTGGAAACATATGAAGAAAATAAATTAATTAAATCAGTTCGAAATTAA